The following proteins come from a genomic window of Triticum aestivum cultivar Chinese Spring chromosome 6A, IWGSC CS RefSeq v2.1, whole genome shotgun sequence:
- the LOC123131825 gene encoding disease resistance protein RPM1: MAESALLLVIQKIGTAVAAETFNFTIPLLARKSAAVAALPNDMKMIRNQLELIRAFLEDTGRKGCTDRVIEAWTGQARKLAYDMEDIVDQFIYVVGKHNVQEGSWWCCMKKIAKKPQSLFTLDQIATAIGGIKQQLRELKENKDWTQPIGGVRNDILATEYDSHYAPGQDYSIADDELVGIDKDRKIWIKSLLLEGGPGRRLIALWGMGGIGKSTLVNSLYKSEASKFDCHAWVSVSQSYILEDIWRNMLRGLRKNFKEESDASNMNSTVEKVEKMSSEELQAELKQILGGKRYLIVLDDVWRPQHLQEIQQVLIDNGLGSRAITTTRSEEVAEVAELAEAGCKIKVEPLEADDAWRLFCRKAFPRFENNICPTELVQCGKDIVNKCGGLPLALVAIGSILSLKVRNVRVWRLFYEQLNWELHNNENLSHVEKILNLSYKYLPNHLKSCFLYCAMFPEDYWIQRKRLIRLWISEGFVPQAGALFLEEVAEGYLEELVQRSMLHVVERNSSGRLRRVQMHDIVRELAISQSKKECFSTTYDDTHVRDQHVGLDSRRVSVLRCKNGLGSSIHPAARLRSLIAFDSTVRSSAPLFPSESKYIAVLELSGLPIDTIPDSVGELFNIKYLGLDRTNVKKLPSSVTKLHNLETLSIRDGQCLSLPRGSQRLKRLRHILIYKMLDKTWSRFRSHESMVPFEGMWDLQELQSLHTVGANKVFVAKLGNLSQMRFLLITEVKSSYCPQLCDSISKLRHLSRLELRASYCEEVLQLDNLTLPKRLDKLTLVGGLSQGFLESPFFSKHGDELVRLELYYSQLVVDPTPRLYRLAKLSRIVLRSAYIGQARPVVANASEISKLRDELPADST, encoded by the coding sequence ATGGCGGAGTCTGCTCTGCTTCTTGTCATACAAAAGATTGGCACAGCCGTGGCAGCAGAAACGTTCAACTTCACTATACCATTACTTGCAAGGAAATCTGCTGCCGTGGCAGCACTGCCAAATGACATGAAAATGATAAGGAATCAACTTGAGCTTATACGCGCGTTTCTTGAGGATACCGGCAGGAAAGGCTGCACTGATCGAGTCATAGAAGCATGGACAGGGCAAGCACGAAAATTGGCCTATGATATGGAAGACATTGTGGATCAGTTTATCTATGTCGTTGGTAAACACAATGTGCAGGAAGGATCATGGTGGTGTTGTATGAAGAAAATTGCCAAAAAACCTCAATCTTTGTTTACATTAGATCAGATTGCTACTGCAATTGGTGGAATAAAGCAACAGCTTAGAGAGCTCAAAGAAAATAAAGACTGGACTCAGCCAATAGGTGGTGTGCGTAATGATATTCTTGCAACGGAATATGACAGTCATTATGCTCCTGGACAAGATTACTCGATTGCTGATGATGAGCTTGTAGGAATTGATAAAGATCGAAAAATCTGGATCAAGTCATTGCTTCTTGAAGGTGGTCCTGGACGGCGGCTCATTGCTCTGTGGGGTATGGGAGGAATTGGAAAAAGCACTCTAGTCAACAGTTTGTACAAAAGTGAGGCATCCAAGTTTGATTGCCATGCATGGGTTTCTGTGTCCCAGTCATATATACTGGAGGATATTTGGAGAAACATGTTGAGAGGACTCCGTAAAAATTTCAAGGAAGAATCTGATGCTTCTAATATGAACAGTACTGTAGAGAAAGTGGAAAAGATGAGCAGTGAAGAACTGCAGGCTGAATTGAAGCAAATCCTGGGGGGAAAGCGGTACTTGATCGTACTGGATGATGTCTGGAGACCTCAACATCTTCAGGAAATTCAACAGGTTCTTATCGATAATGGCTTGGGTAGCAGAGCAATAACCACGACAAGAAGTGAGGAAGTTGCTGAAGTGGCTGAACTGGCTGAGGCTGGCTGTAAGATCAAAGTAGAGCCTCTAGAGGCTGATGATGCATGGCGTCTGTTTTGCAGGAAAGCTTTCCCAAGGTTTGAAAACAACATCTGCCCAACAGAGCTAGTCCAGTGTGGTAAGGACATTGTGAATAAATGTGGCGGTTTGCCGCTAGCGCTAGTGGCAATAGGGAGCATATTGTCCCTTAAAGTGCGCAATGTTAGAGTGTGGAGGCTATTCTATGAGCAGCTTAATTGGGAGCTGCACAACAATGAGAACCTATCCCATGTGGAGAAAATACTAAACCTCAGCTACAAGTATCTGCCCAACCATTTGAAGAGTTGTTTCTTGTATTGTGCAATGTTCCCAGAAGACTATTGGATCCAGAGAAAAAGATTGATTAGATTGTGGATCTCAGAAGGGTTTGTTCCACAAGCAGGAGCGTTGTTCTTGGAAGAAGTTGCTGAAGGTTATCTGGAAGAACTCGTCCAACGAAGCATGCTTCATGTTGTAGAGAGGAACTCATCTGGTAGGCTTCGGCGTGTCCAGATGCATGATATTGTGCGCGAACTAGCCATTTCCCAGTCTAAAAAGGAGTGTTTCAGTACAACTTATGATGACACTCATGTGAGAGACCAACATGTGGGGTTGGATTCTCGTCGTGTGTCGGTGCTGCGATGCAAAAATGGCCTTGGATCAAGCATACATCCAGCAGCCAGGCTTCGCTCCTTGATAGCATttgacagcaccgtgagatcatcAGCTCCATTGTTTCCCTCGGAATCTAAGTACATTGCTGTGTTGGAATTATCAGGCTTGCCTATTGACACTATTCCAGATTCAGTTGGGGAGCTTTTCAATATCAAGTATTTGGGCCTTGATCGCACCAATGTGAAGAAACTCCCAAGTTCTGTTACCAAGCTTCACAATTTAGAGACATTGAGTATTCGAGATGGACAGTGCCTGAGTTTGCCTCGAGGGTCCCAGAGACTCAAGAGACTGCGACACATACTTATCTACAAAATGCTGGATAAAACATGGAGTAGGTTTAGAAGTCATGAATCTATGGTGCCATTTGAGGGCATGTGGGATTTGCAGGAGTTGCAATCTCTGCATACAGTTGGAGCCAATAAGGTTTTTGTTGCAAAACTAGGGAATTTGTCTCAGATGAGGTTCCTTCTCATTACTGAGGTGAAGAGCAGTTACTGTCCACAATTGTGTGACTCTATATCAAAGCTACGTCACCTTTCAAGATTAGAATTAAGAGCCAGTTACTGTGAGGAAGTGCTACAGCTGGATAATTTGACACTGCCAAAGCGTCTCGACAAGCTCACTTTGGTAGGGGGATTGTCCCAAGGCTTTCTGGAATCTCCATTTTTCTCGAAGCATGGAGATGAACTTGTTCGACTAGAGCTGTATTATTCCCAGCTCGTGGTTGATCCAACGCCACGCCTCTACAGGTTGGCGAAATTGAGCCGTATTGTTCTCCGAAGTGCGTATATTGGACAGGCACGACCCGTGGTTGCAAATGCTTCGGAAATATCTAAACTGAGAGACGAGCTCCCTGCAGACTCGACTTGA